The Amycolatopsis sp. DG1A-15b genome window below encodes:
- a CDS encoding succinate dehydrogenase/fumarate reductase iron-sulfur subunit gives MKLTVRVWRQAGPAAEGRLVAYPVDGVSPDMSFLEMLDVLNQRLIEAGDEPVAFDHDCREGICGSCGVVINGRAHGPERTTACQLHLRSFADGDVVDVEPWRAKGFPIIKDLVVDRSALDRIVQAGGYVSAPTGSAPDAHATPVPKPDADLAFDNATCIGCGACVAACPNGSATLFTAAKVTHLSLLPQGAPERASRVLDMVDAMDAEGFGGCTNTGECVASCPKGIPFASIATLNREYLAATRSGRR, from the coding sequence ATGAAACTCACCGTCCGCGTCTGGCGGCAGGCCGGCCCGGCCGCCGAAGGCCGGCTGGTCGCCTACCCCGTCGACGGCGTCAGCCCGGACATGTCGTTCCTGGAAATGCTGGACGTGCTGAACCAGCGGCTGATCGAGGCGGGCGACGAGCCGGTGGCGTTCGACCACGACTGCCGCGAGGGCATCTGCGGCTCGTGCGGCGTGGTGATCAACGGCCGGGCACACGGCCCCGAACGCACGACGGCGTGCCAGCTGCACCTGCGCTCCTTCGCCGACGGCGACGTCGTCGACGTGGAACCGTGGCGCGCCAAGGGGTTCCCGATCATCAAGGACCTGGTCGTCGACCGCTCGGCGCTCGACCGGATCGTCCAGGCCGGCGGGTACGTCAGCGCGCCGACGGGCAGCGCCCCGGACGCCCACGCCACCCCGGTCCCCAAACCGGACGCCGACCTGGCTTTCGACAACGCGACCTGCATCGGCTGCGGCGCCTGCGTGGCGGCGTGCCCGAACGGCTCGGCGACGCTGTTCACCGCGGCGAAGGTGACCCACCTGAGCCTGCTGCCGCAGGGCGCCCCCGAACGCGCGAGCCGGGTGCTCGACATGGTGGACGCGATGGACGCCGAGGGCTTCGGCGGCTGCACGAACACCGGCGAGTGCGTGGCGTCGTGCCCGAAGGGCATCCCGTTCGCGAGCATCGCCACGCTCAACCGCGAGTACCTCGCCGCGACCCGCTCCGGCCGCCGCTGA
- a CDS encoding helix-turn-helix transcriptional regulator, translating to MGGLVDPGNAVQGAIVELTRELADPVRLTALQVLAAEGPHTMVQLADALGVTAPRLGNHLARLRAAGLVTVEHTGRHALYRVGREDLLGVLTALARYAGNEGITAPDRAESGADIAHTCYDHAAGRLGVAVFALLVSRGALRPPDGSAPEVALGDDLSAFRDLGVSPAEVDPGRRRPATACLDRTHRVPHLGGVLGHQVLAAFLADGLVRRGAEDRELRITPRGRRRFGTLLPGF from the coding sequence ATGGGCGGACTGGTCGATCCGGGCAACGCCGTCCAGGGCGCGATCGTCGAGCTGACGCGCGAACTGGCCGATCCCGTGCGGCTCACGGCCCTGCAGGTGCTGGCCGCGGAAGGCCCGCACACGATGGTGCAGCTGGCCGACGCGCTCGGCGTCACCGCACCCCGGCTGGGCAACCACCTGGCCCGGCTGCGGGCCGCCGGGCTGGTGACGGTCGAACACACCGGACGGCACGCGCTGTACCGCGTAGGCCGTGAGGACTTGCTGGGCGTGCTCACCGCCCTCGCGCGCTACGCCGGCAACGAAGGGATCACCGCGCCGGACCGCGCCGAGTCGGGCGCGGACATCGCGCACACCTGCTACGACCACGCGGCGGGACGCCTCGGCGTGGCGGTGTTCGCCCTGCTCGTCTCGCGCGGGGCGCTGCGGCCTCCGGACGGGTCCGCCCCCGAAGTCGCCCTCGGCGACGACCTTTCGGCGTTCCGGGACCTCGGCGTCTCGCCCGCGGAGGTGGACCCGGGCCGCCGGCGGCCGGCCACCGCCTGTCTCGACCGGACCCACCGCGTTCCCCACCTCGGCGGCGTCCTGGGCCACCAGGTGCTGGCAGCGTTCCTGGCCGACGGCCTGGTCCGCCGCGGCGCGGAAGACCGCGAACTGCGGATCACCCCGCGCGGCCGCCGCCGGTTCGGCACCCTGCTGCCCGGGTTCTGA
- a CDS encoding MFS transporter encodes MAGLRSLLWGRGVSALGDGLWFTIWALYLTRIAGLPPVTVGAGLAVASAVGMVAAVPLGAFADRAGARPVLVVLTLVRAAAMAGYLAVDGTWSFLAVTVPFTALATGGTAVRTALVTALVTEAAERVRVLARQRVAQHVGYAIGAGLGALVLTADTRWAYTLAIAGNAVSFLVLAGTTLLVPAPARTPATRGRPATRAVLGDRPYLCLTAATAVLSLCWAMLSAGLPLWLSGRTHLPLGLGGAVVVLSSVGIAVFQVPFARFARTVGQAARTAVVSGVVLAASCVLLATTSGGAGAGAIAVVGLAAVLHVVGELGYVAANWGLSVRLMREDAKGAYQGVTEAATATVQMVGPGVFTLAVGGLGGPGWLLIAVVFLAAVAPVPALTRWAVRTRQPVAAR; translated from the coding sequence ATGGCTGGACTGCGAAGCCTTCTTTGGGGCCGCGGGGTTTCCGCGCTCGGCGACGGCCTCTGGTTCACGATCTGGGCGCTGTACCTCACCCGGATCGCCGGGCTCCCGCCGGTCACGGTCGGCGCGGGACTGGCCGTGGCGAGCGCGGTGGGCATGGTCGCCGCGGTCCCGCTGGGCGCGTTCGCCGACCGGGCCGGCGCGCGGCCGGTGCTGGTCGTGCTCACGCTGGTGCGGGCCGCCGCGATGGCCGGCTACCTCGCGGTGGACGGCACTTGGTCGTTCCTGGCCGTGACGGTGCCGTTCACCGCGTTGGCCACCGGCGGCACCGCGGTGCGGACGGCGCTGGTCACGGCGCTGGTCACCGAGGCCGCCGAGCGGGTGCGCGTGCTGGCGCGGCAGCGGGTGGCCCAGCACGTCGGGTACGCCATCGGCGCGGGGCTGGGCGCCCTGGTGCTGACCGCCGACACGCGGTGGGCCTACACCCTGGCCATCGCCGGCAACGCCGTCAGCTTCCTCGTCCTCGCCGGGACGACGTTGCTGGTGCCCGCGCCCGCCCGGACCCCGGCCACGCGGGGCCGGCCGGCGACCCGGGCGGTGCTGGGGGACCGGCCGTACCTGTGCCTCACCGCGGCCACGGCGGTGCTTTCGCTGTGCTGGGCCATGTTGTCGGCCGGCCTGCCGCTGTGGCTGTCCGGCCGGACGCACCTGCCACTGGGGCTGGGCGGTGCCGTGGTCGTGCTCAGCTCGGTGGGGATCGCGGTGTTCCAGGTGCCGTTCGCGCGGTTCGCGCGCACGGTGGGCCAGGCCGCGAGAACGGCGGTGGTGTCCGGAGTGGTGCTCGCGGCGAGCTGTGTGCTGCTCGCCACGACGTCCGGGGGCGCGGGGGCGGGTGCGATCGCGGTGGTGGGGCTGGCGGCGGTGCTGCACGTCGTCGGGGAGCTGGGGTACGTGGCCGCCAACTGGGGCCTGTCGGTGCGGCTGATGCGCGAAGACGCCAAGGGCGCTTACCAAGGCGTGACCGAAGCGGCCACGGCCACCGTGCAGATGGTGGGTCCCGGCGTGTTCACCCTCGCCGTGGGCGGCCTCGGCGGGCCCGGCTGGTTGCTGATCGCCGTGGTGTTCCTGGCGGCCGTCGCACCCGTGCCCGCGTTGACCCGCTGGGCGGTCCGGACGCGGCAGCCGGTGGCGGCCCGCTGA
- a CDS encoding lycopene cyclase domain-containing protein: MMPWGYTVPAVAAVLVVVAVELFVLRTGLFRRPAYWVTMGIVVAFQVPVDGWLTKLSAPIVRYAPGGITGWRFPWDIPVEDFLFGYALVTGVLLLWERGKSREDGA; this comes from the coding sequence GTGATGCCGTGGGGTTACACGGTTCCGGCCGTCGCCGCCGTGCTCGTCGTGGTTGCGGTGGAGCTGTTCGTGTTGCGCACCGGGCTGTTCCGGCGGCCGGCGTACTGGGTCACGATGGGGATCGTCGTCGCCTTCCAGGTACCGGTGGACGGGTGGCTGACGAAGCTGTCGGCACCGATCGTCCGGTACGCCCCCGGCGGCATCACCGGCTGGCGGTTCCCGTGGGACATCCCGGTCGAGGACTTCCTGTTCGGCTACGCCCTGGTGACGGGCGTCCTGTTGTTGTGGGAGCGGGGAAAGTCCCGGGAGGACGGGGCGTAA
- a CDS encoding lycopene cyclase domain-containing protein → MGRTEYLLVLGACVLVTLPIELAGARVYRRPGRLVRAVLPVAAVFLVWDALAIAAGVWHFDPAFITGLRAPFGIPLEEVLFFAVVPVCGVLTYEGVGLTGRLLRRVRR, encoded by the coding sequence GTGGGCCGCACGGAGTACCTGCTCGTCCTCGGTGCCTGCGTGCTGGTGACGCTGCCGATCGAGCTGGCCGGCGCGCGGGTGTACCGCAGGCCGGGCCGGCTGGTGCGCGCGGTGCTGCCGGTGGCGGCGGTGTTCCTCGTCTGGGACGCGCTGGCCATCGCCGCCGGTGTCTGGCACTTCGACCCGGCGTTCATCACCGGTCTGCGCGCCCCGTTCGGGATCCCGCTGGAAGAAGTCCTCTTCTTCGCCGTGGTCCCGGTTTGCGGCGTCCTGACCTACGAAGGGGTCGGCTTGACCGGACGGCTGCTGCGGCGGGTGCGCCGGTGA
- a CDS encoding MarR family transcriptional regulator, translating to MNDVLNFARDEDGRLYSPEARSALAAFTLGEDTGALEAAAAVRTAARSLEGLRSRGTDSRGLSPGALDILTRLGTGEANIKDLAASAGVSSRNVTGLVDTLERAGLAERVPDPRDRRSVQVRITADGRTWLAEFRRPSQLAMAALFQGFTAAETTQLRHLCLRLAENQYHLARHLEDR from the coding sequence ATGAATGACGTACTCAACTTCGCCCGGGACGAGGACGGCCGGCTCTACTCCCCCGAGGCCCGCAGCGCCCTGGCCGCCTTCACCCTCGGTGAAGACACCGGTGCGCTCGAGGCCGCCGCCGCCGTCCGCACCGCCGCGCGGAGCCTCGAAGGGCTGCGGTCGCGGGGCACCGACAGCCGCGGCCTCAGCCCCGGCGCCCTCGACATCCTGACCCGGCTCGGCACCGGCGAAGCGAACATCAAGGACCTCGCCGCCTCCGCGGGGGTGAGCTCCCGGAACGTGACCGGCCTGGTCGACACCCTGGAGCGCGCCGGGCTCGCCGAACGGGTGCCCGACCCGCGCGACCGGCGGTCGGTGCAGGTCCGGATCACCGCGGACGGCCGGACCTGGCTGGCGGAGTTCCGGCGGCCGTCGCAGCTGGCCATGGCCGCGCTCTTCCAGGGGTTCACCGCCGCCGAGACGACCCAGCTGCGGCACCTCTGCCTGCGGCTGGCCGAGAACCAGTACCACCTCGCCCGCCACCTGGAGGACCGATGA
- a CDS encoding phosphocholine-specific phospholipase C — MTDVNRRRFLQLAGGTAALSALSTSIARAAAIPAHHRTGTLRDVEHIVVLMQENRSFDHYFGSLRGVRGFGDPRPATLGNGKSVWAQSDGKRDILPFRPEADNLGLQFIQDLPHGWNDTHAAWNGGRYDKWVPAKGSTTMAYLTREDIPFHYALADSFTICDAYHCSFMGSTDPNRYYMWTGYTGNDGKGGGPVLGNDEKGYSWTTYPERLEQAGVSWKIYQDIGDGLDAAGGWGWIDDAYRGNYGDNSLLYFTSFRNAKPGDALYEKARTGTNAKAGEGYFDRLRADVKAGTLPQVSWITAPEAFCEHPNWPVNYGAWYIAQVLDALTANPDVWSKTALFITYDENDGFFDHVVPPYATAGQSTVDTAGEIFAGSAANPAGPYGLGQRVPMLVVSPWSKGGYVCSETFDHTSIIRFVERRFGVREPNISAWRRSVCGDLTSAFDFARTDARVPALPDTAGYLPPDRERHPDYVPAVPANAVLPKQERGLRPARALPYDLAVDARVADVFDLTFVNQGRAGATFSVTSPGGEPRTFTAGAGCSLAAALPASGGYDYTAHGPNGFLRQFRGGLAGPEVSARPEGRSGNLALVLTNSGTTPVRLTLTDAYGRRSTSRLLRPGARVVEVVDTRRSGNWYDVSIVSDRDPRFLRRLAGHLETGRPSTSDPNTLTN; from the coding sequence ATGACGGACGTCAACCGACGACGTTTTCTGCAGCTGGCCGGCGGTACCGCCGCCCTTTCCGCGCTGTCCACCAGCATCGCCCGCGCGGCGGCGATCCCCGCGCACCACCGCACCGGGACGCTGCGGGACGTCGAGCACATCGTGGTGCTGATGCAGGAGAACCGGTCGTTCGACCACTACTTCGGCTCGCTGCGCGGGGTCCGGGGCTTCGGCGACCCGCGGCCGGCGACACTGGGGAACGGGAAGTCCGTCTGGGCGCAGTCGGACGGCAAGCGCGACATCCTGCCCTTCCGGCCCGAAGCGGACAACCTGGGCCTGCAGTTCATCCAGGACCTCCCGCACGGCTGGAACGACACGCACGCGGCGTGGAACGGCGGCCGCTACGACAAGTGGGTGCCCGCGAAGGGCTCGACGACGATGGCGTACCTGACCCGCGAGGACATCCCGTTCCACTACGCCCTCGCCGACTCGTTCACCATCTGCGACGCCTACCACTGCTCGTTCATGGGCTCGACCGACCCGAACCGCTACTACATGTGGACCGGCTACACCGGCAACGACGGCAAGGGCGGCGGCCCGGTCCTCGGCAACGACGAAAAGGGCTACTCCTGGACGACCTACCCCGAGCGCCTCGAGCAGGCGGGCGTCTCGTGGAAGATCTACCAGGACATCGGCGACGGCCTCGACGCCGCCGGCGGCTGGGGCTGGATCGACGACGCCTACCGCGGCAACTACGGCGACAACTCGCTGCTGTACTTCACCTCCTTCCGCAACGCCAAGCCAGGCGACGCCCTGTACGAGAAGGCCCGCACGGGCACGAACGCCAAGGCGGGGGAGGGCTACTTCGACCGGCTGCGGGCAGACGTCAAGGCCGGGACGCTGCCGCAGGTCTCGTGGATCACCGCGCCCGAGGCGTTCTGCGAGCACCCGAACTGGCCGGTGAACTACGGCGCCTGGTACATCGCGCAGGTCCTCGACGCGCTCACCGCGAACCCGGACGTGTGGAGCAAGACCGCGCTGTTCATCACCTACGACGAGAACGACGGCTTCTTCGACCACGTCGTCCCGCCGTACGCGACCGCCGGGCAGTCCACTGTGGACACGGCGGGCGAGATCTTCGCCGGCTCGGCCGCGAACCCGGCCGGGCCGTACGGGCTCGGCCAGCGCGTGCCGATGCTGGTGGTGTCGCCGTGGAGCAAGGGCGGCTACGTGTGCTCGGAGACGTTCGACCACACGTCGATCATCCGGTTCGTCGAACGGCGGTTCGGCGTGCGCGAGCCGAACATCTCGGCCTGGCGCCGGTCGGTGTGCGGTGACCTGACCTCGGCGTTCGACTTCGCGCGGACCGACGCGCGGGTGCCCGCCCTGCCGGACACCGCGGGCTATCTCCCGCCGGACCGGGAGCGGCACCCGGACTACGTGCCCGCCGTCCCGGCGAACGCCGTGCTCCCGAAGCAGGAGCGCGGGCTGCGGCCGGCGCGGGCGCTGCCGTACGACCTGGCCGTCGATGCCCGCGTGGCGGACGTGTTCGATCTGACCTTCGTCAACCAGGGCCGGGCGGGCGCGACGTTCTCCGTCACCTCACCGGGCGGTGAGCCGCGGACGTTCACCGCGGGCGCGGGCTGCTCGCTCGCCGCCGCGCTGCCCGCCTCCGGGGGCTACGACTACACCGCGCACGGGCCGAACGGGTTCCTCCGGCAGTTCCGCGGCGGCTTGGCGGGACCTGAGGTGAGCGCGCGTCCCGAGGGGCGGAGCGGGAACCTCGCGCTGGTCCTGACCAACAGCGGGACGACGCCGGTGCGGCTCACGCTGACCGACGCGTACGGCCGGCGCTCGACGTCACGGCTCCTGCGCCCGGGCGCGCGGGTGGTCGAGGTGGTGGACACGCGGCGCAGCGGCAACTGGTACGACGTCTCCATCGTCTCGGACCGCGATCCGCGCTTCCTGCGCCGCCTGGCGGGGCACCTCGAGACCGGGCGGCCGAGCACGAGCGACCCGAACACGCTCACGAACTGA
- a CDS encoding DUF1540 domain-containing protein, producing MTTTEMPAVHECTVSGCSYNHDGCHAFAITVGGGNGSADCGTFVPLNTKGGLDRVVAQVGACSRTDCRHNSSLECTADSIRVGPGNGGHAANCLTYTTR from the coding sequence ATGACCACCACCGAGATGCCGGCCGTGCACGAGTGCACGGTCAGCGGCTGTTCCTACAACCACGACGGCTGCCACGCCTTCGCCATCACGGTGGGCGGCGGCAACGGATCGGCGGACTGCGGAACGTTCGTCCCCCTGAACACGAAGGGCGGCTTGGACCGGGTAGTGGCCCAGGTCGGCGCGTGTTCCCGGACGGACTGCCGGCACAACTCGTCACTGGAGTGCACGGCGGACAGCATCCGAGTCGGCCCCGGCAACGGCGGCCACGCGGCGAACTGCCTGACGTACACGACGAGGTAG
- a CDS encoding methyltransferase, with product MNQSILAMADLATPMAIRVAATLGLAGHAEGTAAELASATGTSPPALACLLDHLVTAGVFAFDAESGRYRPTDLGEQLRSDDAHRLLDIHAAAGRAELAFTDLLETITTGRAAYERRYGRDFWADIDAEPRLRRSFDAQMNWRFQAQAPQIAERFDWSRFPRIVDVGGGDGLVLAEILRAHPALRGAVLDLAPSAAAAADRFAAAGLAGRAEAVPGSFFDPLPAGADAYVLSDIIHDWDDDHARSILDGCRRAAGESGTVVVIEPLRHGTSTAINLFMLMCFGGRERTVAELTDLAAESGLALRGTTKVSEGRTALEFGAASEEPA from the coding sequence GTGAACCAGTCGATCCTCGCGATGGCCGATCTGGCCACGCCCATGGCCATCCGGGTAGCGGCGACCCTCGGTCTCGCGGGGCACGCGGAAGGGACGGCCGCCGAGCTGGCTTCGGCAACGGGCACTTCTCCCCCGGCGCTGGCCTGCCTGCTCGACCACCTCGTCACGGCCGGGGTTTTCGCCTTCGACGCCGAGTCCGGCCGCTACCGGCCCACGGACCTGGGTGAGCAGCTGCGTTCGGACGACGCCCACCGGCTGCTCGACATCCACGCCGCCGCCGGCCGCGCCGAACTCGCCTTCACGGACCTGCTGGAGACGATCACCACCGGCAGGGCCGCCTACGAACGCCGGTACGGCCGGGACTTCTGGGCCGACATCGACGCCGAACCCCGGCTGCGGCGCTCGTTCGACGCCCAGATGAACTGGCGCTTCCAGGCGCAGGCACCGCAGATCGCCGAGCGCTTCGACTGGAGCCGCTTCCCCCGCATCGTCGACGTCGGCGGCGGGGACGGCCTCGTGCTCGCGGAGATCCTGCGCGCTCACCCGGCGCTGCGCGGTGCGGTGCTGGACCTGGCACCGTCGGCCGCCGCGGCGGCGGACCGGTTCGCGGCCGCCGGACTCGCCGGGCGGGCGGAAGCGGTCCCCGGCAGCTTCTTCGACCCACTGCCGGCGGGAGCGGACGCGTACGTGCTGTCCGACATCATCCACGACTGGGACGACGACCACGCCCGCAGCATCCTCGACGGCTGCCGCCGCGCGGCCGGGGAAAGCGGAACGGTGGTGGTGATCGAGCCGCTGCGCCACGGCACGTCCACGGCGATCAACCTGTTCATGCTGATGTGTTTCGGAGGTCGCGAGAGGACGGTGGCCGAGCTGACGGACCTGGCCGCCGAGAGCGGCCTGGCCCTGCGCGGGACGACGAAGGTGTCCGAGGGCCGGACGGCCCTGGAGTTCGGCGCGGCATCGGAGGAACCTGCCTGA
- a CDS encoding XRE family transcriptional regulator has protein sequence MLAVNLRAARAARGLSLSELSRRSGIGKATLSQLEGGTGNPTIETVFSLSRVLEVAISDLLDHRPRGGLTVVRAAEVEVLRGEGVDLRPLRRIEADNSIFEVYDQVVRGDAPQRSQGHVGVEHTIVQAGRLRVEVAGRTVDLGPGDYVAFDAREPHSYTAPDGPVQSVLLLQYRADERLDGRPHPVLQD, from the coding sequence ATGCTGGCGGTCAACCTCCGCGCGGCGCGGGCGGCGCGCGGCCTCTCGCTGTCCGAGCTGTCCCGGCGGTCCGGCATCGGCAAGGCGACGCTGTCCCAGCTGGAGGGCGGGACCGGCAACCCGACCATCGAGACCGTGTTCAGCCTCTCCCGGGTGCTGGAAGTGGCGATCTCCGACCTGCTCGACCACCGGCCGCGCGGGGGGCTGACCGTGGTGCGGGCCGCCGAGGTCGAAGTGCTCCGCGGCGAGGGCGTCGACCTGCGGCCGCTGCGCCGGATCGAGGCCGACAACAGCATCTTCGAGGTCTACGACCAGGTCGTCCGCGGGGACGCGCCGCAGCGCTCGCAGGGGCACGTCGGCGTCGAGCACACCATCGTGCAGGCCGGCCGGCTCCGGGTCGAGGTCGCCGGCCGGACCGTGGACCTCGGGCCCGGCGACTACGTCGCGTTCGACGCCCGCGAGCCGCACAGCTACACCGCGCCGGACGGGCCCGTGCAGTCGGTGCTGCTGCTGCAGTACCGCGCGGACGAACGGCTCGACGGCCGGCCGCACCCCGTCCTGCAGGATTGA
- a CDS encoding (2Fe-2S)-binding protein: MSERPITITVDGETVPGAAGQTIAGVLLAAGRLSWRTTRSGAPRGVFCGIGACFDCLLTVNGVADVRACRRRAADGDEVRTQSREEGA; encoded by the coding sequence GTGAGCGAGCGGCCGATCACGATCACCGTCGACGGCGAGACCGTGCCCGGCGCCGCCGGGCAGACCATCGCCGGCGTGCTGCTCGCCGCCGGCCGGCTGTCCTGGCGCACCACCCGGTCCGGGGCGCCGCGGGGTGTCTTCTGCGGAATCGGCGCCTGCTTCGACTGCCTGCTCACCGTCAACGGCGTCGCCGACGTGCGCGCCTGCCGCCGTCGCGCCGCCGACGGCGACGAGGTCCGGACCCAGTCGCGGGAGGAGGGCGCGTGA